From Calditrichia bacterium:
TTTGGTTTGTGTATCAAGCAAATTACGAAGGAGAAATATACATGTATCAATATATGAGAATTCACGGGTTAATGATTTTAGTTATATTTTTATTGAACTTAACACCCCTAATGGCGCAGCAAGGATACAACGGAGACGCCGATGGTATCCTACGCTGCACAATCCCTGAAACTCCAAAAGAAAAACAACTTCTGTTACGGAAATCCCATAAAGAATGGCTGCTGACGGGGAATTCTCCGAATACTTCAATTATCACAATTCCGGTTGCCTTTCACGTTATCCGTTACTCAGACGGCACTGCAAATGTTACAGATCAGCAAATAAATGATCAAATTGTTGTACTGAACTCAAGCTATGCCAACACCAATTTCAGATTCAGTCTTCACAGCATAGAGCGAGTCAACAACAATTCATGGGTAGACGCGACTTATGGTTCTTCTGCCGAAGGAGAGATGAAAGCATCTCTTGCCATTGATCCGGCACATGTTTTGAATTTTTACACAAACGATCTGCCTGGCACAGGGTTAGGGTATGCCCGATTCCCGTGGGATTTTCTGGAAAATAACCACATGCACGGTGTTGTCTGCGATTACGCAAGCCTGCCGGGTGGTACTTATATCAATTATAATGAAGGTGATACAGGTGTCCATGAAATTGGGCATTACCTTGGTTTGTGGCATACCTTTCAAGGCGGTTGCGATGCACCCGGAGATGAAGTAAACGACACACCCTATGAAGACTCTCCTGCCTCTGGATGTCCGACAGGCAGGAATACTTGTCCGGACCCGGGCGACGATCCGATTCATAATTTCATGGACTATTCTTATGATTCCTGTATGGATCATCTTACCCCAGGTCAGTCAGACAGAATAGATGTTATAATGCCTCAGTATCGTCCATCAATGTTTATTGTTCAGGTTACACAGGTTACGGTTGATCAACGTCGCGAATCAGGTCAGTTATTGACAGGTACGCAGGTTGCCCGTTGGGAAGGTTCCGGTTTTGTCAACTATACAATTCCAATCCCGTCTTTCAATTTCCCCACCGGTTCATTCGAATTTCTCAGAGGAAAGCAGGACTTGATCAACACTCCAACAGAAAAGTATAACCGCTGGGTAAAAAATTTGATCAGTGATGATCCTGATGTGACGAACCACCACATATTCGAGATCACTTCGGATATAAGTACTCTTACCTCGCGTTTCAAACCCACCTACTCCGGCATCACCCTGCAAAACAACTTCCTGAGCACTACGGGCGCGAACCCGGCTGGTGACGAAATCGCCTTCAAGGATCCCTGGCTGATCGATTATGCTGACCCGTTTTTTAGCAACAACCAGCGCAATCGCGGCATGAAGGATAGCGGTCCGGATGCGTTGATATTCAAAAACCGCCCCTCACCGTTTTACCCGGATTATTCCACCGGTTACAACGGGGATGTCTATCAGGGCGTGTTTTTGAATCAACCCTACACGGGAATTAACCCCGTCTATTACTCCGTGCAAGCCATCGACGCCCAGCAACTCACCGTCAACAGCAAAGCCACGATATGGGACTGGGCCGGCTGGAAATACGACCCGTTGGAAATCGATCTGGAAAGCCCTACCAGCAAAACC
This genomic window contains:
- a CDS encoding zinc metalloprotease, which codes for MYQYMRIHGLMILVIFLLNLTPLMAQQGYNGDADGILRCTIPETPKEKQLLLRKSHKEWLLTGNSPNTSIITIPVAFHVIRYSDGTANVTDQQINDQIVVLNSSYANTNFRFSLHSIERVNNNSWVDATYGSSAEGEMKASLAIDPAHVLNFYTNDLPGTGLGYARFPWDFLENNHMHGVVCDYASLPGGTYINYNEGDTGVHEIGHYLGLWHTFQGGCDAPGDEVNDTPYEDSPASGCPTGRNTCPDPGDDPIHNFMDYSYDSCMDHLTPGQSDRIDVIMPQYRPSMFIVQVTQVTVDQRRESGQLLTGTQVARWEGSGFVNYTIPIPSFNFPTGSFEFLRGKQDLINTPTEKYNRWVKNLISDDPDVTNHHIFEITSDISTLTSRFKPTYSGITLQNNFLSTTGANPAGDEIAFKDPWLIDYADPFFSNNQRNRGMKDSGPDALIFKNRPSPFYPDYSTGYNGDVYQGVFLNQPYTGINPVYYSVQAIDAQQLTVNSKATIWDWAGWKYDPLEIDLESPTSKTTAVVFKTANCTLTANMKGRRVSDKPEATFANNSSKLTRHWADAITQKPWLVYEDRGNIYTAEQDAGSNWLKDVRIAAASSSTSHHHPAVSYLYEVSGSQSDQRVVVWESLDINNGTYDLHTTTGSPGDWTAPDEPLHASVAGYRQFTAPSQTENAYSTAAVAFRGGGIIPKASTETSSGISLWFTYDDYTANVTTNSSADFPTIDNREYPTTLNFREPHYMLAWHENTGIQYREVERRNDQGAPGYSGATLLNSGIQDLTNNLYPSICANPENDVDEVTGDCISSRFSIRRSLECLRASISLCQTYDNNV